A single genomic interval of Vulpes vulpes isolate BD-2025 chromosome 3, VulVul3, whole genome shotgun sequence harbors:
- the UNKL gene encoding putative E3 ubiquitin-protein ligase UNKL isoform X6, translating into MTCAKLVTARAVHSAPSRTWRRASGWPTAGPAETWPPPLPAAPRPSVASLHTHARSGHSGNIHQAEPPEGPESGADASQAKRRESPAEGTHRAGEQDSKQNHLAVSAVAHPLAPSVGSSVASSLASSAGSSSSSPTALPAFPVRAHPLESPGGAAEPAPGFALELHLRDSSLTALDKELDEHDSGDPGPTGPRSLGGSEPVTIPGGLPRSPSLHSSSSLSTSPLSSLSQSLSGPLVSSTMTPPQQPPTLKSEPGALGSSAASYSLGLNGIPGSIWDFVSGSFSPSPSPILNPGPAPSSGASPSSAELARVRRQLDEAKRKIRQWEESWQQVKQACDAWQREAKEAKERALAADSARRLALQKKEEVEAQFQRLQEELEGRGLCAALAGLQRCADLGAVPLPKLHSLQSQLRLDLEAVDGVIFQLRAKHCAVCRERARGGVLQPCQHRVLCEPCAAGAPPCSYCEGQPLPW; encoded by the exons ATGACATGCGCCAAACTGGTTACTGCCCGCGCGGTCCATTCTGCGCCTTCGCGCACGTGGAGA AGAGCCTCGGGATGGCCAACGGCTGGGCCTGCCGAGACCTGGCCCCCGCCGCTGCCAGCAGCTCCACGGCCATCAGTGGCCAGCCTGCACAC ACACGCACGCTCCGGCCATTCAGGAAACATTCATCAGGCTGAGCCTCCAGAAGGGCCCGAGTCCGGGGCGGACGCctcacag GCGAAGAGGAGAGAGTCCCCTGCCGAGGGCACCCACAGGGCCGGGGAGCAGGACAGCAAGCAG AACCACCTCGCCGTGTCAGCAGTGGCTCACCCGCTCGCCCCCAGCGTGGGGTCCAGCGTGGCATCCAGCCTGGCGTCCAGTGCCGGCTCCAGCAGCTCCTCCCCGACCGCCCTGCCCGCCTTCCCAGTCCGGGCGCACCCGCTCGAGTCCCCAGGTGGTGCTGCCGAGCCCGCCCCAG GTTTTGCACTAGAGCTTCATCTCCGGGACAGCAGCCTCACAGCCCTAGACAAAGAGCTGGATGAGCATGACAGCGGTGACCCGGGCCCGACAG GTCCGAGGTCGCTGGGGGGCTCGGAGCCCGTCACCATCCCGGGCGGCCTGCCCCGCTCCCCGTCCTTGCACTCGTCCTCGTCACTGTCCACCTCCCCGCTCAGCTCGCTGTCGCAGTCCCTGTCAGGGCCACTCGTGTCCTCCACCATGACGCCCCCCCAGCAGCCGCCCACCCTCAAGTCCGAGCCCGGAGCGCTGGGCTCGTCGGCCGCATCCTACTCCCTGG ggctgaaCGGCATCCCCGGGAGCATCTGGGACTTTGTCTCTGGCAGCTTCTCTCCCAGCCCATCCCCGATCCTGAACCCCGGCCCTGCCCCTTCGTCAGGCGCGAGCCCCAGCAGTGCAGAGCTGGCCCGGGTCAGGCGGCAGCTGGACGAGGCCAAGAGGAAGATCCGGCAGTGGGAGGAGTCCTGGCAGCAGGTGAAGCAG GCGTGTGACGCGTGGCAGCGGGAGGCCAAGGAGGCAAAGGAGCGGGCCCTGGCGGCGGACAGCGCGCGGCGGCTGGCACTGcagaagaaggaggaggtggaggcgCAGTTCCAGCGGCTGCAGGAGGAGCTGGAAGGCCGCGGGCTGTGTGCCGCGCTGGCGGGGCTGCAGCGCTGTGCAGACCTGGGCGCCGTGCCCCTTCCAAAGCTGCACTCCCTGCAGAGTCAGCTGCGCCTGGACCTGGAAGCCGTGGATGGG GTGATCTTCCAGCTGCGC